In Aedes albopictus strain Foshan chromosome 3, AalbF5, whole genome shotgun sequence, the following are encoded in one genomic region:
- the LOC109433176 gene encoding U6 snRNA-associated Sm-like protein LSm8, with protein MSGLESYVNTTVSIITADGRNFVGTLKGFDQTINIILDESHERVYSMNTGIEQVVLGLHIIRGDNVAVIGQLDESIDSKLDFSTIRGMPLEPVVH; from the coding sequence ATGTCCGGTTTGGAGTCGTATGTGAACACCACCGTATCGATCATAACAGCCGACGGGCGGAATTTCGTCGGCACGCTCAAAGGATTTGACCAAACCATCAACATAATTCTGGACGAATCACATGAACGGGTGTACTCTATGAACACCGGCATAGAGCAAGTTGTTCTAGGCCTGCACATAATCCGCGGGGACAATGTGGCAGTCATTGGCCAGCTTGACGAGAGCATAGACAGCAAACTGGACTTTTCTACGATACGAGGAATGCCACTCGAGCCAGTGGTTCACTAA
- the LOC115257895 gene encoding protein OSCP1-like, whose protein sequence is MTITNLFIILNLGCEMLYVIDQRLKAQAIPLDKSAQVLREITEVLLDPKFLHYISTAYQHNLLTVQQTRILLTDIACCSLMRLDVNSMDKLWDLMIMIFKWQMYLTNKSSQALMDLTFRHLDGIGRLIPEMKKQILIDNVKKSLIEMWEPLCEDDQTIVHRRVYKWLKPYTTKISILIRMGLQKSDGEFESSFQNNVFYNYYIHNIGENIYSKTANLQALKEQIDQSENDSISASLAVKSHEIDTLVQQLNVQHTCEEFGNPESSTSKATSSEAIHDSLNKIVINQSIELDAKNDSVTDQSKTKESSEETNLVKFLKKIKIDEDDFVVKQVIEVNPNEQLLQMFDQKED, encoded by the exons ATGACCATCACTAACCTGTTTATAATCCTGAATCTGGGCTGCGAGATGTTGTACGTAATCGATCAGCGCCTGAAAGCACAAGCGATTCCACTGGACAAATCGGCACAAG TTTTACGAGAAATCACCGAAGTACTACTGGATCCAAAATTTCTCCACTATATTTCTACGGCTTACCAACACAATTTGCTTACGGTGCAACAAACACGGATTCTCCTTACTGACATAGCATGCTGTTCACTGATGCGCCTCGATGTGAATTCCATGGATAAATTGTGGGATCTAATGATCATGATCTTCAAATGGCAAATGTATTTAACGAACAAAAGTTCCCAAGCTTTGATGGATCTCACATTTCGTCATCTGGATGGAATTGGCAGGCTCATTCCTGAGATGAAAAAACAGATATTGATTGATAACGTTAAAAAGTCTCTTATTGAAATGTGGGAACCACTTTGTGAGGATGACCAGACAATTGTTCATCGTCGTGTGTATAAATGGTTGAAACCATATACAACCAAAATATCTATACTAATTCGAATGGGCTTACAAAAGTCTGACGGTGAATTTGAATCATCATTTCAAAATAATGTATTCTATAATTATTACATTCATAATATTGGTGAAAATATATACTCAAAAACAGCAAACCTGCAGGCATTGAAGGAACAAATAGACCAATCAGAAAATGATTCTATATCAGCAAGTTTGGCCGTAAAAAGTCATGAAATAGACACACTCGTACAACAGTTAAATGTTCAACATACTTGTGAAGAATTTGGTAATCCGGAATCGAGTACATCGAAAGCCACATCATCTGAGGCCATTCAtgatagtttgaataaaatagtTATTAATCAAAGTATAGAATTGGATGCCAAAAATGATAGTGTAACTGATCAATCTAAAACAAAAGAGTCAAGTGAAGAAACTAAtttagtaaaatttttgaaaaagattaaaATAGACGAAGATGATTTTGTTGTTAAACAAGTGATTGAAGTTAATCCAAATGAACAATTGCTTCAAATGTTCGACCAAAAAGAAGATTAA
- the LOC115257399 gene encoding myeloid leukemia factor, which produces MSLFGMLGDLEDDPIFGHQMRAMRQMNNMMNSLIANPFGMFGALDNIAGPSLAGPRGGLSLMPHMGPNMHMNRLLNSNDGTMYSSSSVFSMTSGPDGPQVYQATSSTRAGPGGIKETRKTVQDSRSGTKKMAIGHHIGDRAHIIEREQNVHTGEQEERQDYINLDDDDAEEFDREFQNKARSTMHLAGGRRPALQIEELPSSQPNPPHIRAIANTPYNVTMPPESSSAHYHRNSASPSSQSSSPVAGNRNRITGAPAAQTVTPRRGIRSPASSPLAMPQSSTGAAGHITTSVHPHPYSMAGRKNRVVKGPSSSPYHQ; this is translated from the exons ATGTCGCTGTTTGGAATGTTGGGAGACCTGGAGGATGATCCGATTTTCGG GCATCAAATGCGAGCTATGCGCCAAATGAACAACATGATGAATTCATTGATAGCCAATCCATTCGGAATGTTTGGGGCTTTGGACAACATTGCTGGACCATCATTGGCTGGCCCTCGCGGAGGATTGTCGTTGATGCCACATATGGGACCAAATATGCACATGAACCGTCTTCTTAATAGCAATGACGGAACAATGTACAGTTCCAGCAGTGTATTTTCGATGACCTCTGGTCCCGATGGACCTCAGGTGTACCAGGCCACATCCAGCACTCGTGCAGGGCCCGGTGGAATCAAGGAAACGCGGAAAACCGTTCAGGACAGCCGAAGTGGAACGAAGAAAATGGCCATCGGACATCACATCGGCGATCGTGCACACATCATCGAAAGGGAGCAAAATGTTCACACCGGAGAACAAGAAGAACGGCAGGATTACATCAACTTGGACGATGATGATGCCGAAGAGTTTGATCGCGAATTTCAAAACAAAGCCCGCAGTACGATGCACCTGGCCGGTGGACGCCGACCTGCTCTCCAGATCGAAGAACTACCATCGAGTCAACCCAA CCCGCCGCATATTCGTGCTATCGCCAACACGCCGTACAATGTGACAATGCCGCCAGAGAGCAGCAGTGCCCACTATCATCGTAACTCGGCCTCACCGTCGTCGCAGTCGTCTTCGCCAGTTGCCGGTAATCGCAATAGGATCACCGGTGCTCCCGCAGCACAAACGGTAACGCCGCGTAGGGGAATCCGGTCCCCGGCATCTTCTCCGCTAGCAATGCCGCAATCATCAACAGGAGCAGCTGGTCATATTACGACAAG